Genomic segment of Bacteroides stercoris ATCC 43183:
GAAGCCATTTTTTTAATGATTTATGTAATTAATACTTCATTTTCAGGAACGGAGTGGAGAAATGAAATCTTTTAATGCATCTCCCGGCCGGCGGGTTTTCATAAAGGTTTCTCCGATAAGGAAGCCGCGGAAGCCTGCAGCGCGCAGCCGGCAAATGGTTTCGGGATGTGAAATTCCGCTTTCCGAAACAAGTAGCGGCAGGCTTGGGCTGTCGGAAGAATCCAGGGCTGTGGCCGGTATCTGCCGGAGTTTTTCGGCTATATGGAAAGAGTTTTTCACATCGGTGACGAATGTGCCGAGATTACGGTTGTTGACGCCTACCATATCCACATCCGCGTTTACATAAGCGAGTTCGGAAAAAGTGTGGATTTCGAGTAACACTTCCAATCCCAGGGCATGTGCCCGGGCGGTGAGGGTGGCACATTCTTCTTGTGTCAGGCAAGCGGCGATAAGCAATACTGCATCAGCTCCTACGATACGTGCCTGGAGCAATTGGTATTCGTCGATGATGAAATCCTTTCGCAAGATAGGAATGCCGATCAGTGGGCGTGCCATGCGTATATCCTGCAGCGAACCGCCAAAGAATTTTTCGTCCGTAAGGATAGAGACTGCGGAAGCACCGACTGTTTCGTATGCAGCGGGTATTTCTTCGGCACGGGCAGTCTCGTGTATCCATCCTTTCGAAGGAGAACGGCGTTTGAATTCGGCAATGATTCCCGTGGGGGAAGAGGCAAGCGCCTGTTTCATGCTGCGGACGGGTATGGTGACGGAAGTTCCGGTAGTGGCGTCTTTCTGCATCATGGCGGCAACCTCTTCCTGTAACTTTTCGAGGGAGACGGCTTGCTTTTGCAGTTCTATTTCAATTCGTTTATGAGCGATGATTTCCGATAAAATATCTTTCATGGCTGTTTTAGTGAAGAGTTACGGGATATGCGGCTATAGATACCTTTTCGCACCTCATCCCTTACTGGTTAATTTCTATAAACTTTTTCAATGTTTTCAGTGCCCGTCCGCTTTCCAGCGATTCGCGGGCTATGGCAATGCACTCTTCAATCTCTTTTTCCGGTTCCATGACCTGAATGGCGAAGGCGGCATTGACAATGACACATTGAGTCTGGGCGGCTTCTGCGCGGTTGTTCAGGATATTGTCGAAGATACGTGCCGCATCTTCCTTGCAGGCTCCGCCGGAAAGTTCTTCGGGACGTACTGCGCTGAAACCGAGAGTTTGTGGGCGATAGATGCGTTCATAATGACGTGTCATCACTTTGAATTCATCGGTCAGTGAGATTTCATCGTAATTGTCCAGACTATTGACTACGGCAAAGTCGATGCCGAGTCTGTAGAAAACGTTCGTATAGAGACGCATTTGTGCGAGGTCGGCTACGCCCAATAGCTGATAGGCGGGCTGACACGGGTTTACCAGCGGTCCCAGCAAGTTGAACAGTGTGCGTACTCCCAAGGCTTTGCG
This window contains:
- the trpC gene encoding indole-3-glycerol phosphate synthase TrpC, with amino-acid sequence MKDILSEIIAHKRIEIELQKQAVSLEKLQEEVAAMMQKDATTGTSVTIPVRSMKQALASSPTGIIAEFKRRSPSKGWIHETARAEEIPAAYETVGASAVSILTDEKFFGGSLQDIRMARPLIGIPILRKDFIIDEYQLLQARIVGADAVLLIAACLTQEECATLTARAHALGLEVLLEIHTFSELAYVNADVDMVGVNNRNLGTFVTDVKNSFHIAEKLRQIPATALDSSDSPSLPLLVSESGISHPETICRLRAAGFRGFLIGETFMKTRRPGDALKDFISPLRS
- the trpD gene encoding anthranilate phosphoribosyltransferase — encoded protein: MKTILTRLFNHEELTVEESKQILLNISREMYSEAQIAALLTVFQMRSITVDELAGFREALMETRIPIDFAPYRPIDIVGTGGDGKNTFNISTCASFVVAGAGYKVAKHGNYGATSVSGASNVIEQHGVRFTNNPDILKRSMEECNIAYLHAQLFNPAMKFVGPVRKALGVRTLFNLLGPLVNPCQPAYQLLGVADLAQMRLYTNVFYRLGIDFAVVNSLDNYDEISLTDEFKVMTRHYERIYRPQTLGFSAVRPEELSGGACKEDAARIFDNILNNRAEAAQTQCVIVNAAFAIQVMEPEKEIEECIAIARESLESGRALKTLKKFIEINQ